The Bacteroidota bacterium genome has a segment encoding these proteins:
- a CDS encoding ChuX/HutX family heme-like substrate-binding protein has translation MNTLELKTAWQQFKEENPRVRIRDAAKQLGVSEAQLLATDIGEGVTRLKSEWYDMLLDKESLGEVMALTRNEVFVHEKVGNYSNASVMPDHKMGQTLDKNIDLRIFFRNWHFAFAVHKEDQQGEIKRSLQYFDAFGNAVHKTHLRPESNVAAYNQFVKKYQAEDQSQNLVALKQKAHAEQLPDECIDKKALQDAWNALRDTHDFIFMLRKFSVTRLQAFRIAGPEFARQVDTSSFTKLLEQAAENGLSMMIFVNNPGCTQIHSGPIHKLKLIRDWYNILDPGFNLHVKHKEINSTWIVRKPVETGEVHSLEVFDDAGQVLCYLFSKRKEGQHEVQVWRDMLAQQS, from the coding sequence ATGAATACGCTTGAATTAAAAACTGCCTGGCAACAATTTAAAGAAGAGAACCCGCGTGTTCGCATCCGTGATGCAGCAAAGCAACTGGGTGTATCAGAAGCGCAGTTACTCGCCACAGACATTGGCGAAGGCGTTACCCGGCTAAAATCCGAGTGGTATGATATGCTGCTGGATAAAGAGTCGCTTGGTGAGGTAATGGCCCTGACCCGAAACGAAGTCTTTGTACACGAAAAAGTAGGTAATTACAGCAATGCGTCGGTAATGCCCGATCATAAAATGGGGCAAACCCTGGATAAAAATATCGACTTACGGATTTTCTTCAGAAACTGGCACTTTGCCTTTGCCGTGCACAAGGAAGACCAACAGGGTGAAATCAAACGCAGCCTACAATATTTCGACGCCTTTGGTAATGCCGTTCACAAAACGCATCTGCGCCCAGAAAGCAATGTTGCGGCTTACAACCAGTTTGTCAAGAAATACCAAGCGGAAGACCAATCCCAGAATCTTGTTGCACTCAAGCAGAAAGCGCATGCAGAGCAGTTACCTGACGAATGCATCGACAAAAAAGCATTACAGGATGCTTGGAACGCGCTTCGCGACACGCACGACTTCATTTTCATGCTTCGGAAATTCTCGGTTACTCGCCTGCAGGCTTTCCGCATTGCAGGTCCTGAGTTTGCCCGTCAGGTGGATACATCGAGTTTTACCAAGCTCTTGGAGCAAGCGGCTGAAAATGGGCTATCAATGATGATCTTCGTCAACAATCCTGGATGCACGCAGATTCACAGTGGACCTATTCATAAGCTGAAGCTGATCAGGGATTGGTACAACATTCTTGATCCCGGATTCAATCTCCACGTCAAACACAAAGAAATTAACTCGACCTGGATTGTACGCAAACCCGTCGAAACAGGTGAGGTACATTCGCTGGAAGTGTTTGACGATGCCGGCCAGGTGCTTTGCTACCTTTTCAGTAAGCGAAAAGAAGGACAACACGAAGTGCAAGTATGGAGAGATATGCTCGCACAGCAATCATAA